One Amycolatopsis sp. NBC_00355 genomic window carries:
- the trxB gene encoding thioredoxin-disulfide reductase yields MAAEDIRNLIIVGSGPAGYTAAVYAARAQLEPLVFEGTQFGGALMTTTEVENFPGFRDGIMGPDLMEEMRKQAERFGAELRAEDVESVELTGEVKYVTANGKRYAARAVVLAMGAAARYLNVPGEQELLGRGVSACATCDGFFFRDHDIVVAGGGDSAMEEATFLTKFAKSVTVVHRREEFRASKIMLERARANEKIKWKLNSQITGVVGSNKVEGLKLKDTQDGSESTLDVSGFFVAIGHDPRSELVRGQVDLDEDGYVITQGRSSYTNLDGVFAAGDLVDRTYRQAITASGSGCSAAIDAERWLAEHGESDAHEAAELVGGGYGPGTN; encoded by the coding sequence CCGTTTACGCGGCGCGGGCGCAACTCGAACCGCTGGTGTTCGAGGGGACGCAGTTCGGTGGCGCTCTGATGACGACGACCGAGGTCGAGAACTTCCCGGGGTTCCGCGACGGCATCATGGGTCCGGACCTGATGGAGGAGATGCGCAAGCAGGCGGAGCGCTTCGGCGCCGAGCTGCGCGCGGAGGACGTCGAGTCGGTCGAGCTGACCGGCGAGGTCAAGTACGTGACCGCGAACGGCAAGCGCTACGCCGCCCGCGCGGTCGTCCTCGCCATGGGCGCGGCGGCGCGCTACCTCAACGTGCCGGGTGAGCAGGAGCTGCTCGGGCGCGGAGTGTCGGCCTGTGCGACCTGTGACGGTTTCTTCTTCCGCGATCACGACATCGTGGTCGCCGGCGGCGGCGACTCGGCGATGGAGGAAGCGACCTTCCTGACGAAGTTCGCGAAGTCCGTCACGGTGGTGCACCGGCGTGAGGAGTTCCGCGCGTCGAAGATCATGCTCGAGCGCGCCCGCGCGAACGAGAAGATCAAGTGGAAGCTGAACTCGCAGATCACCGGCGTCGTCGGGAGCAACAAGGTCGAGGGCCTGAAGCTGAAGGACACCCAGGACGGCTCCGAGTCGACCCTGGACGTCTCCGGCTTCTTCGTCGCGATCGGGCACGACCCCCGCAGCGAGCTCGTGCGCGGGCAGGTCGACCTGGACGAGGACGGCTACGTCATCACCCAGGGCCGCAGCTCGTACACGAACCTCGACGGCGTCTTCGCGGCCGGTGACCTGGTGGACCGCACCTACCGGCAGGCGATCACGGCGTCCGGCTCGGGCTGCAGCGCGGCGATCGACGCGGAACGCTGGCTCGCGGAGCACGGCGAATCGGACGCGCACGAAGCGGCCGAGCTCGTCGGCGGCGGCTACGGCCCGGGCACCAACTGA
- the trxA gene encoding thioredoxin: MSNTVKVTDATFVDEVLTSEKPVLVDFWATWCGPCKMVAPVLEEIAAENGEKLTIAKIDIDENPNTPRDYQVMSIPTLILFQGGKPVKQIVGAKPKAALLSDLADVL, from the coding sequence ATGTCCAACACCGTCAAGGTGACCGACGCGACGTTCGTCGACGAGGTCCTGACCAGCGAGAAGCCCGTTCTGGTCGACTTCTGGGCCACCTGGTGCGGGCCGTGCAAGATGGTCGCCCCGGTGCTCGAGGAGATCGCGGCGGAGAACGGCGAGAAGCTGACCATCGCCAAGATCGACATCGACGAGAACCCGAACACGCCGCGTGACTACCAGGTGATGTCCATCCCGACGCTGATCCTGTTCCAGGGCGGCAAGCCGGTGAAGCAGATCGTGGGCGCCAAGCCGAAGGCCGCGCTGCTGTCGGATCTCGCCGACGTCCTCTGA
- a CDS encoding N-acetylmuramoyl-L-alanine amidase — translation MRVLRRGDAGPDVAEIRSILAGMDLLPPVTGTDAYDTFDVAVENAVRAFQQSRGLMTDGIVGQATFQALKGASYHLGSRLLSYTIAAPIQGDDVFTLQERLTELGFDAGRPDGYFGAATERALKTFQRDMRLTPDGMCGPATIRELHRLSSPRARGGRPVFLREQEQVRQAGPRLRGKRIVIDPGHGGDDLGVVAGGLREADIAWDLARRLEGRMKATGMEALISRGPNHSPTELERAKFANDAGADLFLSLHSDKNPSPRAQGVASFHFGNGNGTTSTVGELLAGFIQREVAARTGLQDNRTHYKSWDIFTRTRCPAVRVEIGYLTNPDDSRKLGDPAFRDIVAEGILIAVKRLYLLGEGDQPTGTFTFADVLAHELAKAE, via the coding sequence ATGCGGGTACTCCGCCGCGGTGACGCCGGTCCGGACGTCGCCGAGATCAGGTCGATCCTGGCCGGGATGGACCTGCTCCCGCCGGTCACCGGTACCGACGCCTACGACACGTTCGATGTCGCCGTCGAGAACGCCGTTCGGGCCTTCCAGCAGAGCCGTGGGCTGATGACCGACGGCATCGTGGGTCAGGCCACCTTCCAGGCGCTCAAGGGCGCCAGCTACCACCTGGGCAGCCGGCTGCTGTCGTACACGATCGCGGCCCCGATCCAGGGTGACGACGTCTTCACGCTGCAGGAGCGGCTGACCGAACTCGGCTTCGACGCCGGCCGCCCGGACGGCTACTTCGGCGCGGCGACCGAGCGCGCCCTCAAGACGTTCCAGCGCGACATGCGCCTGACGCCGGACGGCATGTGCGGCCCCGCGACCATCCGTGAGCTGCACCGCCTGTCCTCGCCGCGGGCCCGGGGCGGCCGCCCCGTGTTCCTGCGCGAGCAGGAGCAGGTGCGCCAGGCCGGTCCCCGCCTGCGCGGCAAGCGCATCGTGATCGACCCCGGCCACGGCGGCGACGACCTCGGCGTGGTCGCCGGCGGTCTCCGCGAGGCCGACATCGCGTGGGACCTCGCGCGCCGCCTGGAAGGCCGGATGAAGGCCACGGGCATGGAAGCGCTGATCTCCCGCGGCCCGAACCACAGCCCCACCGAGCTGGAGCGCGCGAAGTTCGCGAACGACGCGGGCGCCGACCTGTTCCTCTCGCTGCACAGCGACAAGAACCCCTCGCCGCGCGCCCAGGGCGTCGCGAGCTTCCACTTCGGCAACGGCAACGGCACGACCTCGACCGTGGGCGAGCTGCTGGCCGGCTTCATCCAGCGCGAGGTCGCGGCCCGCACGGGCCTGCAGGACAACCGCACGCACTACAAGTCGTGGGACATCTTCACCCGCACCCGCTGTCCGGCGGTCCGAGTCGAGATCGGCTACCTCACGAACCCGGACGACAGCCGCAAGCTCGGCGACCCGGCCTTCCGCGACATCGTCGCCGAGGGCATCCTGATCGCCGTCAAGCGCCTGTACCTGCTCGGCGAGGGCGACCAGCCGACGGGCACGTTCACGTTCGCGGACGTCTTGGCGCACGAACTCGCGAAGGCCGAGTAG
- a CDS encoding GNAT family N-acetyltransferase: MSRRVVGVTLDNLEHLPKSCRRCVYWELAPHLKNQAEEFGATEVEKEAWVSSVLLEWGSCGRIVYSDTLPVGFVLYAPPNAVPRSLAFPTSPPSADAVLLTAFQILPEFRGGGLGRMLVQAVAKDLTKRGVRAIEAFGDARPDESDPDGGHSCVLPSAFLQSVGFKTVRPHQKWPRLRLELRSAITWKEDVEAALERLLGQVTITTAEPSLGRA, translated from the coding sequence GTGTCGCGTCGCGTCGTGGGCGTCACACTGGACAACCTCGAGCATCTGCCGAAGAGCTGTCGCAGGTGCGTGTACTGGGAGCTGGCCCCGCACCTGAAGAACCAGGCCGAGGAGTTCGGCGCCACCGAGGTCGAGAAGGAAGCCTGGGTCTCGAGCGTGCTGCTCGAGTGGGGCTCCTGCGGCCGCATCGTCTACAGCGACACGCTGCCGGTCGGGTTCGTGCTGTACGCCCCGCCGAACGCCGTCCCGCGCTCGCTGGCCTTCCCGACGTCCCCGCCGAGCGCGGACGCGGTGCTGCTGACGGCCTTCCAGATCCTCCCCGAGTTCCGCGGCGGCGGCCTCGGCCGGATGCTGGTCCAGGCGGTCGCGAAGGACCTCACCAAACGCGGCGTCCGCGCCATCGAGGCGTTCGGTGACGCGCGCCCCGACGAGTCGGACCCGGACGGCGGCCACAGCTGCGTGCTGCCGTCGGCGTTCCTGCAGAGCGTCGGCTTCAAGACCGTCCGTCCCCACCAGAAGTGGCCGCGCCTGCGTCTCGAGCTGCGTTCGGCGATCACCTGGAAGGAAGACGTCGAGGCGGCGCTGGAGCGGCTGCTCGGCCAGGTGACGATCACCACGGCCGAGCCGAGCCTCGGCCGCGCCTGA
- a CDS encoding aminotransferase-like domain-containing protein: MTENRPSKPHSGRQNLDPHLERYAARTAGMTASEIRALFAVASRPEVVSLAGGMPNLAALPLDTLSAQVAEIIAEDGLVALQYGSAHGVPALREQICEIMALEGIKAHPDDVVVTVGSQMGLDMVTRLFCDPGDVVIAEGPSYVGALGSFAAYQAQVVHVAMDENGLVPELLREALAQTEKAGRRVKFLYTIPNFHNPAGVTLAVERRAEILEICREHGVLVVEDNPYGLLGFDGQTYPALRSTDPDNVVYLGSFSKTFASGLRVGWVLAPHAVREKLVLAAESATLCPPTLNQLIVSRYLATHDWKGQIKKFRENYRERRDAILSALDQHLPPGCSWTKPDGGFYVWVTVPEGVDTKAMLPRAVTARVAYASGTGFYADGFGSRQMRLSYCYPTPERIREGVRRLAAVLESEMDLARTFGNVSARQIQGPPNPSPDTV, encoded by the coding sequence ATGACCGAGAACCGCCCCAGCAAGCCGCACAGCGGCCGCCAGAACCTCGACCCGCACCTCGAGCGGTATGCCGCGCGCACCGCCGGGATGACCGCTTCCGAGATCCGGGCACTGTTCGCGGTCGCCAGCCGGCCCGAGGTGGTTTCCCTCGCCGGTGGCATGCCGAACCTGGCCGCGCTGCCGCTCGACACGCTCTCGGCGCAGGTGGCGGAGATCATCGCCGAAGACGGCCTGGTGGCCCTGCAGTACGGCTCGGCGCACGGCGTCCCGGCGCTGCGCGAGCAGATCTGCGAAATCATGGCGCTGGAAGGCATCAAGGCGCACCCGGACGACGTCGTGGTGACCGTCGGCTCCCAGATGGGCCTGGACATGGTCACGCGGCTGTTCTGCGACCCGGGTGACGTCGTGATCGCCGAAGGCCCCTCCTACGTCGGCGCGCTGGGCTCGTTCGCCGCGTACCAGGCGCAGGTCGTGCACGTGGCGATGGACGAAAACGGCCTGGTGCCGGAACTGCTGCGCGAGGCGCTCGCGCAGACGGAAAAGGCCGGCCGGCGCGTCAAGTTCCTCTACACGATCCCGAACTTCCACAACCCCGCCGGCGTCACGCTGGCCGTGGAGCGCCGCGCGGAGATCCTGGAGATCTGCCGCGAGCACGGTGTCCTGGTCGTCGAAGACAACCCGTACGGGCTACTCGGGTTCGACGGGCAGACGTACCCGGCATTGCGTTCGACGGACCCCGACAACGTCGTGTACCTCGGCTCGTTCTCGAAGACGTTCGCGTCCGGCCTGCGCGTCGGCTGGGTGCTGGCGCCGCACGCCGTCCGCGAAAAGCTCGTGCTGGCCGCGGAGTCGGCGACCCTGTGCCCGCCGACCCTCAACCAGCTGATCGTGTCGCGGTACCTGGCCACGCACGACTGGAAGGGCCAGATCAAGAAGTTCCGCGAGAACTACCGCGAACGGCGCGACGCGATCCTGTCCGCGCTCGACCAGCACCTGCCCCCGGGCTGCTCGTGGACGAAGCCGGACGGCGGGTTCTACGTCTGGGTGACCGTGCCGGAAGGCGTCGACACCAAGGCGATGCTGCCGCGCGCGGTGACCGCGCGGGTGGCGTACGCGTCCGGCACCGGCTTCTACGCCGACGGTTTCGGCAGCCGCCAGATGCGGTTGTCCTACTGCTACCCGACGCCGGAGCGGATCCGCGAGGGCGTCCGGCGTCTGGCCGCCGTGCTGGAGTCCGAAATGGACTTGGCCCGCACCTTCGGTAACGTGAGCGCGCGCCAGATCCAGGGGCCGCCGAACCCGTCCCCCGACACGGTCTGA
- a CDS encoding D-alanine--D-alanine ligase family protein encodes MVDRTVAVLAGGLSHERDVSLRSGRRLSAALKSEGLGIEEWDTDAGLLERLRTQRPDAVVVALHGGEGENGSVQTVLEMLDVPFVGTGSQGCRRAWDKPTAKALIENAGFVTPSWVVLPHSTFRELGAQAVLDAMVEQLGLPLILKPDQGGSALGTQVVREAAELPAAMVGCFAYGDTVLAERFVAGVEVAVTVIEGENGPEALPAVEIVPESGVYDYTARYTAGLTDFFTPARLDDAAAKAAAELAVAAHRVLGLRDISRTDAIVAEDGTVHFLEVNPSPGLTETSTVPMAIDAAGKSLGTVFADLIGRAISR; translated from the coding sequence GTGGTCGACCGTACCGTTGCCGTGCTCGCCGGCGGGCTTTCGCACGAACGCGACGTCTCGCTGAGGTCCGGGCGACGGCTCTCCGCGGCGCTCAAGTCCGAAGGCCTCGGCATCGAGGAGTGGGACACCGACGCGGGGTTGCTGGAGCGCCTGCGCACGCAGCGCCCGGACGCCGTGGTCGTCGCGCTGCACGGCGGTGAGGGCGAAAACGGCTCGGTGCAGACCGTGCTGGAAATGCTGGACGTGCCGTTCGTCGGCACCGGCTCCCAGGGCTGCCGCCGCGCGTGGGACAAGCCGACGGCCAAGGCGCTCATCGAGAACGCCGGCTTCGTGACGCCGAGCTGGGTCGTGTTGCCGCACAGCACGTTCCGGGAGCTCGGCGCCCAAGCGGTGCTCGACGCGATGGTGGAGCAGCTCGGCCTGCCGCTGATCCTCAAGCCGGACCAGGGTGGCTCGGCGCTCGGCACGCAGGTGGTGCGCGAAGCGGCGGAACTGCCCGCGGCGATGGTCGGCTGCTTCGCCTACGGCGACACGGTGCTCGCCGAGCGGTTCGTGGCCGGCGTCGAGGTGGCCGTGACGGTCATCGAGGGCGAGAACGGCCCCGAGGCCCTGCCCGCGGTCGAGATCGTGCCGGAGAGCGGCGTCTACGACTACACGGCCCGCTACACCGCCGGCCTGACGGACTTCTTCACCCCGGCCCGGCTCGACGACGCCGCGGCCAAGGCGGCGGCCGAGCTGGCCGTCGCCGCGCACCGCGTCCTCGGGCTCCGGGACATCTCGCGGACCGACGCGATCGTCGCCGAAGACGGCACGGTCCACTTCCTCGAAGTGAACCCGTCACCCGGGCTCACCGAGACGTCGACGGTCCCGATGGCGATCGACGCGGCGGGCAAGTCGCTCGGCACGGTGTTCGCCGACCTGATCGGGCGCGCGATCTCCCGCTGA
- a CDS encoding ParB/RepB/Spo0J family partition protein, with amino-acid sequence MTERRGGLGRGLAALIPTGPAGGPLPAPGEGSAADKKAAEEKGWFAANGQAKQHSGEVAGAVYREIPVGSIKPNPKQPRLAFDEEALAELEHSIREFGLMQPIVVRELGNDEYELVMGERRLRASQQAELEAIPAIVRQTADESMLRDALLENIHRVQLNPLEEAAAYQQLLDEFAVTHEELASRIGRSRPVITNTIRLLKLPLPVQRRVAAGVLSAGHARALLSLEDADSQEELAARIIAEGMSVRATEEAVTLKKSEKPAKPKPAPRKPIQAPGLQDLANRLSDRFDTRVKVDLGRRKGRIVLEFGSVDDLERIVSIIDANGANQTPDSD; translated from the coding sequence ATGACCGAGCGCAGAGGAGGGCTGGGGCGCGGCCTCGCCGCTCTCATCCCGACCGGGCCGGCCGGCGGTCCGCTGCCCGCGCCCGGTGAGGGGTCGGCTGCGGACAAGAAGGCGGCCGAGGAAAAGGGCTGGTTCGCGGCGAACGGTCAGGCGAAGCAGCACAGCGGCGAGGTCGCCGGGGCGGTCTACCGCGAGATCCCGGTCGGCTCGATCAAGCCGAACCCGAAGCAGCCGCGCCTGGCTTTCGACGAAGAAGCACTCGCCGAACTCGAGCACTCGATCCGCGAGTTCGGGCTCATGCAGCCCATCGTGGTCCGCGAACTCGGGAACGACGAGTACGAGCTCGTCATGGGCGAGCGGCGGCTCCGGGCGTCGCAGCAGGCGGAGCTCGAAGCGATCCCGGCGATCGTCCGGCAGACCGCCGACGAGTCGATGCTGCGAGACGCGCTCCTGGAGAACATCCACCGCGTGCAGCTGAACCCGCTCGAAGAGGCGGCGGCGTACCAGCAGCTGCTCGACGAGTTCGCGGTCACGCACGAGGAGCTGGCGAGCCGGATCGGTCGCAGCCGGCCGGTCATCACCAACACCATCCGGCTCCTCAAGCTCCCCCTGCCGGTGCAGCGCCGGGTCGCCGCGGGCGTTCTCTCCGCCGGGCACGCGCGTGCGTTGCTGTCGCTGGAGGACGCCGACAGCCAGGAAGAGCTCGCCGCCCGCATCATCGCGGAAGGCATGTCGGTCCGGGCGACCGAGGAAGCCGTCACGCTCAAGAAGAGCGAGAAGCCGGCCAAGCCGAAGCCCGCGCCGCGCAAGCCGATCCAGGCACCCGGACTGCAGGACCTCGCCAACCGGCTTTCGGATCGGTTCGACACCCGCGTGAAGGTCGACCTCGGCCGGCGCAAGGGCCGGATCGTGCTCGAGTTCGGTTCGGTCGACGACCTCGAGCGCATTGTCTCGATCATCGACGCGAATGGGGCGAATCAGACACCGGATTCCGATTAG
- a CDS encoding ParA family protein — MNPPPSDSTETSHDVGWTPIAEEATRAARLLHPDGSLPRPGHRRVMTVANQKGGVGKTTSTVNLAAALAVHGLKTLVVDLDPQGNASTALDVDHRSGTPSIYEVLIGEVTLAEAAQPTEQSPNLFCVPATIDLAGAEIELVSMASRESRLKEAISSEILDEIGVDYVFIDCPPSLGLLTVNAMVAAQEVLIPIQCEYYALEGLGQLLSNIELVQQHLNRELRVSTILLTMYDGRTKLADQVTNEVRNHFGDTVLKTVIPRSVKVSEAPGYGQTVLAYDPGSRGALSYVDAAKEIAERGAQMEGSSST, encoded by the coding sequence GTGAATCCCCCGCCGTCCGACTCCACGGAGACCAGCCACGACGTGGGCTGGACGCCGATCGCCGAAGAAGCCACCCGCGCCGCTCGTCTGCTGCACCCGGACGGGTCGCTGCCGCGGCCCGGCCACCGCCGCGTGATGACCGTCGCCAACCAGAAGGGCGGCGTCGGCAAGACCACCAGCACGGTCAACCTCGCTGCCGCGCTCGCCGTCCACGGGCTCAAGACGCTCGTCGTCGACCTCGACCCGCAGGGCAACGCGAGCACCGCGCTCGACGTCGACCACCGGTCCGGGACGCCCTCCATCTACGAAGTGCTCATCGGCGAGGTGACGCTCGCCGAAGCGGCGCAGCCGACCGAGCAGTCCCCCAACCTCTTCTGCGTCCCCGCGACGATCGATCTCGCCGGCGCCGAGATCGAGCTCGTCTCGATGGCGTCGCGCGAGTCCCGGCTCAAGGAGGCCATCTCCTCGGAGATCCTCGACGAGATCGGCGTCGACTACGTCTTCATCGACTGCCCGCCGTCGCTCGGCCTCCTTACGGTCAACGCGATGGTCGCCGCGCAGGAGGTGCTCATCCCGATCCAGTGCGAGTACTACGCGCTGGAAGGTCTCGGGCAGCTGCTGAGCAACATCGAGCTCGTGCAGCAGCACCTCAACCGCGAGCTCCGCGTCTCGACGATCCTCCTCACCATGTACGACGGCCGGACCAAGCTGGCCGACCAGGTGACGAACGAGGTGCGGAACCACTTCGGCGACACGGTCCTGAAGACCGTCATCCCGCGCAGCGTGAAGGTCTCCGAGGCACCCGGGTACGGCCAGACCGTGCTCGCCTACGACCCCGGTTCGCGCGGCGCGTTGAGCTACGTCGACGCGGCGAAGGAGATCGCCGAGCGAGGCGCACAGATGGAAGGGAGTAGTTCGACATGA
- the rsmG gene encoding 16S rRNA (guanine(527)-N(7))-methyltransferase RsmG → MSLEQAAGAVRTAAERVFGAHVDQAAGYVELLESHGVERGLIGPREVERLWERHVLNSAVIGEQMPEGARVVDVGSGAGLPGVPLAIARPDLDIVLLEPMARRVDWLAEVAEKLELPITIVRGRAEERPVREQLGGADIVTARAVAPLARLADWCLPLVRPDGFLVALKGASAAEEIERDGVAIRKAGGADPVIVECGVAVLEVPSTVVKIRRQPSKAAQGRSRKR, encoded by the coding sequence GTGAGCTTGGAGCAGGCCGCTGGTGCGGTGCGGACCGCGGCGGAGCGAGTGTTCGGGGCGCACGTCGACCAGGCGGCTGGGTATGTCGAACTCCTCGAGAGTCACGGGGTCGAGCGTGGGCTGATCGGTCCGCGGGAAGTCGAGCGGCTGTGGGAACGGCACGTGCTCAACTCGGCGGTGATCGGCGAGCAGATGCCTGAGGGGGCTCGCGTCGTCGATGTCGGGTCGGGGGCAGGGCTTCCGGGAGTACCGCTCGCGATCGCGCGACCGGACCTCGATATCGTCTTGCTCGAACCTATGGCCCGCCGGGTGGACTGGTTGGCCGAGGTGGCCGAGAAGCTGGAACTCCCGATCACCATCGTCCGTGGACGCGCGGAGGAGCGGCCTGTGCGTGAGCAGCTCGGTGGGGCGGACATCGTCACCGCTCGTGCGGTCGCCCCCCTTGCCCGACTTGCGGACTGGTGTTTGCCGCTGGTTCGTCCCGACGGCTTCCTGGTTGCTCTCAAGGGCGCCAGTGCGGCGGAAGAGATCGAGCGGGACGGGGTCGCCATCAGGAAGGCGGGCGGCGCCGATCCGGTGATCGTGGAGTGCGGTGTGGCAGTACTAGAGGTCCCCAGCACGGTCGTGAAGATCCGTCGCCAGCCGTCGAAGGCGGCTCAGGGGCGGAGCAGGAAGCGCTAG
- a CDS encoding Jag family protein, translating into MSETIDTIDADQDDAAAGAATEEESDRKAGGGDDVLVQEGDIAGDYLERLLDLLDYDGDIDLDVEAGRAIVSIDGGEDLEKLVGPRGTVLEALQELTRLAVQQETGSRSRLMLDIAGWRADRREELRELGRSTAESVLSNGERVRLQPMSPFERKVVHDAVATVSGVMSESEGEDPKRRVVIFPES; encoded by the coding sequence ATGTCGGAGACGATCGACACGATCGACGCCGATCAGGACGACGCGGCCGCGGGCGCGGCCACCGAAGAGGAGAGCGACCGGAAGGCGGGAGGTGGCGACGACGTCCTCGTCCAGGAGGGCGACATCGCCGGCGACTACCTCGAGCGCCTGCTGGACCTGCTCGACTACGACGGTGACATCGACCTGGACGTGGAAGCCGGCCGCGCGATCGTGAGCATCGACGGCGGCGAGGACCTCGAGAAGCTCGTCGGCCCCCGCGGCACGGTGCTCGAAGCGCTGCAGGAACTGACCCGCCTGGCGGTCCAGCAAGAGACCGGCTCGCGCAGCCGCCTCATGCTGGACATCGCGGGCTGGCGCGCGGACCGCCGCGAGGAACTCCGCGAACTCGGCCGTTCGACGGCGGAGTCCGTGCTGTCGAACGGCGAGCGGGTGCGGCTCCAGCCGATGAGCCCGTTCGAGCGCAAGGTGGTCCACGACGCGGTGGCGACGGTCTCGGGCGTCATGAGCGAGAGCGAGGGCGAGGACCCCAAGCGTCGCGTGGTGATCTTCCCGGAGTCCTGA
- the yidC gene encoding membrane protein insertase YidC, which yields MLDFIYYPVSFILWCWHKVFGLVFGESAAISWILGIIFLTFTVRGIMFKPFVNQVRSMKKMQDFAPEMKKLQKKYANDKQRQAQEMQKLQKEHGVNPLGSCLPMLLQIPVFIGLNHVLRAFTMPPPGGGPKTENYFFSQADVHSYVSAKLFGVNLGEAVYNGVGVVSGGAANVGFQWSVLPVALPLMIVASIATHLTARHSVARQNAASATSQTAIMNKLTMYIFPLGVLVFGALFPLGLLFYWLANNGWTLMQQRLVYTKIDKEEAARKAEAAEKRATLGPKPGQKPTAPKVGQKPVQQRKNQPAQTGSQKKVTKAGSAHGFAQTTPAEAAAAKAAEAAAAKADGATAVDQTPAATNGQNGSQENGTGVPGLLKDSTRKSGRKRR from the coding sequence GTGCTCGATTTCATCTACTACCCCGTGTCCTTCATCCTGTGGTGTTGGCACAAGGTCTTCGGACTCGTCTTCGGTGAATCCGCGGCGATCTCGTGGATCCTCGGCATCATCTTCCTGACGTTCACGGTCCGCGGCATCATGTTCAAGCCGTTCGTGAACCAGGTCCGGTCGATGAAGAAGATGCAGGACTTCGCGCCGGAGATGAAGAAGCTCCAGAAGAAGTACGCGAACGACAAGCAGCGCCAGGCGCAGGAGATGCAGAAGCTCCAGAAGGAGCACGGCGTCAACCCGCTGGGCAGCTGCCTGCCGATGCTGCTTCAGATCCCGGTGTTCATCGGCCTGAACCACGTCCTGCGCGCGTTCACGATGCCGCCGCCCGGTGGCGGCCCGAAGACCGAGAACTACTTCTTCTCGCAGGCCGACGTCCACTCCTATGTGAGCGCGAAGCTCTTCGGTGTCAACCTCGGCGAGGCCGTCTACAACGGCGTCGGGGTCGTCAGCGGCGGTGCCGCGAACGTCGGGTTCCAGTGGAGCGTGCTCCCGGTCGCGCTGCCCCTGATGATCGTCGCGTCCATCGCCACGCACCTCACCGCGCGGCACTCGGTGGCCCGCCAGAACGCCGCGTCGGCCACCTCGCAGACCGCGATCATGAACAAGCTGACGATGTACATCTTCCCGCTCGGTGTCCTCGTCTTCGGTGCGCTGTTCCCGCTCGGCCTCCTCTTCTACTGGCTGGCGAACAACGGCTGGACCCTGATGCAGCAGCGCCTCGTCTACACGAAGATCGACAAGGAAGAGGCGGCTCGCAAGGCGGAGGCCGCGGAGAAGCGCGCGACGCTCGGCCCGAAGCCCGGGCAGAAGCCGACGGCGCCGAAGGTCGGCCAGAAGCCCGTCCAGCAGCGGAAGAACCAGCCCGCCCAGACCGGCTCGCAGAAGAAGGTCACCAAGGCGGGTTCGGCTCACGGCTTCGCGCAGACCACGCCGGCGGAGGCCGCCGCGGCCAAGGCCGCCGAAGCCGCGGCCGCCAAGGCGGACGGCGCGACGGCCGTGGACCAGACCCCGGCCGCCACGAACGGCCAGAACGGCTCACAGGAGAACGGCACGGGCGTGCCCGGGCTCCTCAAAGACTCGACCAGGAAGTCGGGCCGGAAGCGCCGCTGA
- the yidD gene encoding membrane protein insertion efficiency factor YidD, giving the protein MRATPEHSVHDEHDHDDEPGPARPGPVAWVLLLPIKLYRKAISPFLPPACRFYPSCSAYAVEALTRHGAGRGSYLALRRLLRCGPWTMPGRDPVPETFSWRHRRPETPIEE; this is encoded by the coding sequence ATGCGAGCCACCCCCGAGCACTCAGTGCACGACGAGCACGACCACGACGACGAGCCAGGGCCCGCCCGGCCCGGCCCGGTCGCGTGGGTCCTGTTGCTCCCCATCAAGCTCTACCGCAAGGCGATCTCGCCCTTCTTGCCACCGGCGTGCCGGTTCTACCCGAGCTGCAGCGCGTACGCAGTCGAAGCCCTCACCCGGCACGGTGCCGGCCGTGGCTCCTACCTCGCGTTGCGCCGGCTGCTGCGTTGCGGCCCGTGGACCATGCCCGGCCGCGACCCCGTGCCCGAGACGTTCTCGTGGCGGCACCGCAGACCTGAAACACCGATCGAGGAGTAG
- the rnpA gene encoding ribonuclease P protein component, producing MLPAAARLRRSEDFRVVLRRGSKAGRRRLVVHALTTDPSMAVDASSATRAGFVVSKAVGNSVVRHRVSRRLRHLVSARLGTLPAGSALVVRALPPSATASSAELGADLDAALRRLGLLSSRRPAGDVLRPTRPADAAPDHGSAV from the coding sequence GTGCTGCCGGCTGCCGCACGTCTGCGGCGGAGTGAGGATTTCCGCGTGGTCCTCCGTCGCGGATCCAAGGCAGGCAGGCGCCGCCTCGTCGTCCACGCGTTGACCACGGACCCGTCCATGGCCGTCGATGCTTCGTCGGCGACCAGGGCGGGTTTTGTGGTGAGCAAGGCCGTGGGGAACTCGGTGGTCCGCCACCGGGTGTCCCGCAGGTTGCGTCATCTCGTTTCGGCCCGTCTCGGAACCCTGCCCGCCGGCAGTGCGTTGGTCGTACGGGCATTGCCGCCGTCCGCGACCGCGTCCAGCGCGGAGCTCGGGGCCGATCTCGACGCCGCGCTGCGTCGGCTGGGACTACTGTCGTCGCGCCGTCCGGCCGGGGATGTCCTCCGCCCGACGCGTCCCGCGGACGCGGCCCCCGACCACGGATCAGCGGTGTGA